From Crateriforma spongiae, a single genomic window includes:
- a CDS encoding rhodanese-like domain-containing protein — translation MQTISVDRMAQLSNESDVELIDVRTPVEFREVHAQGAKNVPLESLDAASFLQSRNGSAGQPLYVICRSGNRAAQACKKFVDAGFEDVVNVEGGTSAWDAAGLPVVRGKKAISLERQVRIVAGFLALLGAVLGCFVHPAFIGLSGFIGAGLMFAGITDTCGMGMVLARMPWNQVGDSCSSGKCSA, via the coding sequence ATGCAAACGATTTCCGTGGACCGGATGGCCCAGTTGTCGAACGAATCCGATGTCGAACTGATCGACGTTCGTACGCCCGTGGAGTTTCGTGAAGTTCACGCCCAGGGTGCCAAGAACGTGCCGCTGGAATCACTGGATGCTGCCTCATTCTTGCAGTCACGCAACGGATCGGCCGGGCAACCGTTGTATGTCATCTGTCGCAGCGGAAATCGTGCCGCCCAGGCGTGTAAGAAGTTTGTCGATGCCGGCTTTGAAGACGTCGTCAACGTCGAAGGCGGCACGTCGGCGTGGGACGCCGCAGGCTTGCCGGTGGTGCGTGGAAAGAAAGCGATTTCGTTGGAACGCCAGGTCCGAATTGTCGCCGGGTTCCTGGCACTACTTGGTGCCGTGCTGGGGTGCTTTGTCCATCCCGCGTTCATTGGCTTGTCAGGTTTCATCGGGGCCGGATTGATGTTCGCCGGTATCACGGACACCTGTGGCATGGGAATGGTCTTGGCCCGAATGCCCTGGAATCAAGTCGGCGACAGTTGCAGCAGCGGCAAGTGTTCGGCGTGA
- a CDS encoding efflux RND transporter periplasmic adaptor subunit, giving the protein MTRLRDWGLVAAVLLFLSPCGCNRKEANKYEAPPPQPVGVSTAVITSYTPFLEKEGTTEPVNAADVRAQVSGVLQSQKFTALQDITKGTDLYLIEPDQYEAEQKAAQADVENANAAISVAEAAVGVAKAEAERAKLDFDRQQRLLQRDAASKAEFDAAKAANDAAQANLKSAESQVAAARAQLQTAQAALGIADLNVQYTKVKAPINGRISKTSVKEGNLVEVGSLLATIVDESKMFANFTISDRELLRFMRSDRSRGDAEFDLVKFQARDAYLKREGDEGFAFKGKLEYADAKGIDVATGTLAVRAVFDNEDERLLPGLFVTVRIPESQAVEATFVPELSVQRDQRGEYLLLVDDQNIVQRESVNVIKRMNGWARLTESLSPQQKIVVSGLQKAQVGRPVTPVEVTLDLDADALTRGMNENPTDEAEEQLAKEMSEAAESNDDGAADGQE; this is encoded by the coding sequence GTGGCCGCGGTGCTGCTGTTCCTTTCACCTTGCGGTTGCAACCGCAAGGAAGCCAACAAGTACGAAGCACCGCCGCCGCAACCGGTCGGTGTGTCGACCGCGGTGATTACAAGTTACACGCCCTTCTTGGAAAAAGAGGGCACGACCGAGCCGGTCAATGCAGCGGATGTTCGCGCCCAGGTCAGCGGCGTTCTGCAATCGCAAAAATTCACTGCATTGCAAGACATCACCAAAGGCACCGATCTGTATCTGATCGAACCGGATCAGTACGAAGCGGAACAGAAGGCCGCCCAGGCCGACGTTGAAAATGCCAATGCCGCAATCTCGGTCGCCGAGGCGGCGGTTGGAGTTGCCAAGGCCGAAGCCGAACGAGCCAAGCTGGATTTCGATCGTCAGCAACGATTGTTGCAACGTGATGCCGCGTCCAAAGCCGAATTTGACGCCGCCAAAGCTGCCAACGATGCCGCGCAAGCCAACCTAAAGTCAGCGGAATCTCAAGTCGCCGCCGCCCGTGCCCAACTGCAAACCGCCCAAGCCGCGTTGGGGATCGCCGATCTGAACGTCCAGTACACCAAAGTGAAGGCACCGATCAACGGACGGATTTCGAAGACGTCCGTGAAGGAAGGCAATCTGGTCGAAGTCGGATCTTTGTTGGCCACGATCGTTGACGAAAGCAAAATGTTTGCCAACTTCACCATCAGCGATCGCGAATTGTTGCGATTCATGCGGTCGGACCGTAGCCGCGGTGATGCCGAATTTGATCTGGTGAAGTTTCAAGCACGTGACGCTTACTTGAAACGTGAAGGCGACGAAGGCTTCGCCTTCAAAGGCAAATTGGAATACGCCGATGCCAAGGGGATCGATGTCGCCACCGGGACACTGGCGGTGCGAGCCGTTTTCGACAATGAAGATGAGCGGCTTTTGCCGGGGCTGTTTGTCACCGTTCGAATCCCCGAATCCCAGGCGGTGGAAGCAACGTTTGTTCCCGAGTTGTCGGTCCAGCGTGACCAGCGTGGTGAATACTTGTTGTTGGTCGACGATCAAAACATCGTGCAGCGGGAAAGTGTCAACGTCATCAAGCGAATGAACGGCTGGGCGCGGTTGACTGAATCGCTGTCGCCGCAGCAAAAGATCGTCGTCAGTGGTTTGCAGAAGGCCCAAGTCGGACGCCCCGTTACACCCGTCGAAGTCACGTTGGACTTGGATGCCGACGCGCTGACCCGAGGAATGAACGAAAATCCGACCGATGAGGCTGAAGAGCAGCTGGCAAAAGAGATGTCTGAAGCAGCCGAGTCAAACGACGACGGCGCCGCGGACGGACAGGAATAG
- a CDS encoding efflux RND transporter permease subunit, with amino-acid sequence MSKFFIFRPIFAAVISIVIVIAGVVSFFALPVAKFPPISPPTVSVTAMYPGADAKTIAETVATPIEQQVNGVEGMLYMSSASANDGSYSLTVTFELGTDMDIASVLVQNRVAIAEPRLPFEVRQQGITTRKRSTQILQFLSLTSPDESYNALFLSNYALSVRDELSRIKGVGDVQVFGVGDYSMRVWLEPEKLRQRGLTTQDVVDAISEQNIQVAAGQVGAEPAPPGTAYQLTVNARGRLVQPEEFANIIIRAEQGGRVLRVGDIARVELGGQNYVYNSKYNGVPSASIGIYQLPGANAIETAGLIRDRMDELAASNNWPDGVQFDIPFDSTLFVEASVVEVYKTLVSAVVLVVLVIFIFLQDWRATIVPVVAIPVSLIGTFMIMNVAGFSINMLSLFGIVLAIGIVVDDAIVVVENTTRHLEDGLSSKDAAVKAMDEITGPVIATTLVLLAVFVPCAFMPGITGELFRQFALTISAAVLISTLNALTLSPALCGILLRPPKESTFVGFRWFNRGFDSATNGYTAIVRRIVRFVFGVGLVYAGLLLLIGWGFGSLPTGFVPEEDQGYLMVNVQLPDAASRQRTDRVIDQLDKIYNNTPGVANTLSVSGYSLLSGYADSNVAFSVVVLKPWEERETPEEQLPGILKHLREQFAQLQDAVVFPFTPPPIDGLGNAGGFQMELLDQGASGYEQLQNAATDVVNTASGQSRLAALNSSFRANVPQLFADVDRLKAKTQDVPLGTVFGTLQAYLGSAYVNDFTYNNRTYQVRLQADAPERANASDILRLDVRNIHGEMIPMSSIVNVRDEFGPSVVKRYNLYPSASINGSPAPGTSSGEALNLMEQIAQSRLAPGFGFAWTGMSYQEKLAGGGQLAIFGLAILAVFLVLAAQYESWTSPAAVILVVPLAVLGVILALVVRGADNNVYTQIGIVLLVALASKNAILIVEFASQQRREGMDIGQAAVSAASLRFRAILMTAFSSILGFLPLIVSSGAGAASRRAVGNAVVGGMIAATFFSLLLVPTFFFVMQTIAEWGGRRGSSGDDPPQPGTTESA; translated from the coding sequence ATGTCCAAGTTCTTTATTTTCCGTCCGATCTTCGCCGCGGTCATTTCCATCGTGATCGTGATCGCCGGTGTCGTTTCGTTCTTTGCCCTGCCCGTGGCAAAGTTCCCACCGATTTCGCCGCCCACGGTTTCGGTCACCGCGATGTATCCCGGTGCCGATGCCAAAACGATCGCTGAAACGGTGGCCACGCCCATCGAACAACAAGTCAACGGTGTCGAAGGCATGCTGTACATGTCATCGGCCAGCGCGAATGACGGCAGCTACAGCTTGACGGTGACGTTCGAACTGGGCACCGACATGGACATCGCGTCGGTGCTGGTGCAAAACCGTGTCGCCATTGCGGAACCGCGTTTGCCGTTCGAAGTCCGCCAGCAGGGGATCACCACGCGAAAGCGTTCGACACAGATCCTGCAGTTCTTGTCGCTGACCAGCCCGGACGAATCGTACAACGCATTGTTCCTAAGCAATTATGCGCTGTCGGTGCGCGACGAACTTAGTCGGATCAAGGGCGTCGGGGACGTCCAAGTGTTCGGCGTCGGCGATTACAGCATGCGTGTCTGGCTGGAGCCGGAAAAACTTCGACAACGGGGACTGACGACCCAAGATGTGGTCGATGCGATCAGCGAGCAAAACATTCAGGTGGCGGCGGGACAGGTCGGGGCCGAACCGGCGCCACCGGGGACCGCCTATCAGTTGACGGTCAACGCACGTGGGCGATTGGTCCAACCGGAAGAGTTCGCCAACATCATCATTCGCGCCGAACAGGGCGGACGCGTTCTTCGGGTCGGCGACATCGCCCGCGTTGAATTGGGCGGGCAAAACTATGTCTACAACTCCAAGTACAACGGTGTGCCGTCGGCGTCGATCGGGATCTATCAATTGCCCGGGGCCAATGCGATCGAAACCGCTGGTCTGATCCGCGATCGGATGGACGAACTGGCCGCCAGCAATAACTGGCCCGATGGCGTGCAGTTCGACATCCCCTTTGATTCGACTCTGTTTGTCGAAGCCTCCGTCGTGGAGGTCTACAAGACGCTGGTGTCGGCCGTCGTGCTTGTCGTCCTGGTGATCTTTATCTTTTTGCAAGATTGGCGAGCCACAATCGTTCCGGTGGTGGCCATCCCGGTTTCCTTGATCGGGACGTTCATGATCATGAATGTCGCCGGTTTTTCGATCAACATGCTGTCGCTGTTTGGGATCGTGCTGGCGATCGGGATCGTGGTCGATGACGCGATCGTGGTGGTCGAAAACACCACCCGACACTTGGAGGACGGTTTGTCGTCCAAGGATGCCGCCGTCAAAGCGATGGACGAAATCACTGGTCCGGTGATCGCGACCACGCTGGTGCTGTTGGCCGTCTTTGTTCCCTGTGCCTTCATGCCGGGAATCACCGGAGAACTGTTTCGCCAGTTTGCGTTGACGATTTCTGCGGCGGTGTTGATCAGTACGCTGAACGCTTTGACGCTAAGCCCCGCCCTGTGTGGGATCTTGTTGCGACCACCGAAGGAAAGCACGTTTGTCGGGTTCCGATGGTTCAATCGTGGCTTTGATTCGGCCACCAATGGATACACCGCCATCGTCCGCCGGATTGTTCGGTTCGTCTTCGGCGTGGGACTGGTTTACGCGGGTCTGTTGTTGCTGATCGGTTGGGGGTTCGGATCGTTGCCGACCGGATTCGTTCCGGAGGAAGATCAGGGCTATCTGATGGTCAACGTTCAACTGCCCGATGCCGCGTCGCGGCAACGAACCGATCGTGTGATTGACCAGTTGGACAAGATTTACAACAACACGCCGGGTGTCGCGAACACGCTTTCGGTTTCCGGGTATTCGTTGCTTAGCGGCTATGCCGACAGCAACGTGGCGTTCAGCGTCGTCGTGTTGAAGCCCTGGGAGGAACGCGAAACGCCCGAGGAACAATTGCCCGGTATTCTGAAACACTTAAGAGAGCAGTTTGCCCAATTGCAGGATGCTGTCGTGTTTCCGTTCACCCCACCACCGATCGACGGGTTGGGCAATGCCGGCGGTTTCCAAATGGAACTGTTGGACCAAGGGGCCAGCGGGTACGAACAGCTGCAGAACGCGGCCACCGACGTGGTCAATACGGCATCGGGGCAATCTCGCTTGGCCGCACTGAACAGTTCGTTTCGTGCCAATGTGCCCCAGTTGTTTGCCGATGTCGACCGCTTGAAGGCCAAAACGCAAGACGTCCCGCTGGGGACCGTCTTTGGAACGCTGCAAGCCTACCTGGGTTCGGCCTATGTCAACGACTTCACCTACAACAACCGGACTTATCAAGTGCGGTTGCAAGCCGATGCACCGGAGCGGGCCAACGCCAGCGATATCTTACGCTTGGACGTTCGGAACATTCATGGCGAGATGATCCCGATGTCATCGATCGTCAATGTTCGCGATGAATTCGGTCCGTCGGTTGTGAAGCGATACAACTTGTATCCCAGTGCGTCGATCAACGGGTCACCTGCACCGGGGACCAGTTCAGGGGAGGCTCTGAATTTGATGGAGCAGATCGCGCAATCACGTTTGGCACCTGGATTCGGGTTTGCTTGGACGGGGATGTCGTACCAAGAAAAATTGGCCGGCGGCGGGCAATTGGCGATCTTCGGGTTGGCCATCCTGGCCGTGTTCCTGGTTTTGGCCGCACAGTACGAAAGCTGGACCAGTCCCGCGGCGGTGATTTTGGTGGTGCCTTTGGCCGTATTGGGGGTGATTTTGGCGCTGGTCGTCCGTGGGGCCGACAACAACGTTTACACCCAGATCGGAATCGTGCTGTTGGTCGCTTTGGCCAGCAAGAATGCGATTCTGATTGTCGAATTCGCCAGCCAGCAGCGACGCGAAGGCATGGACATCGGACAGGCCGCCGTCAGTGCAGCGTCGCTGCGTTTTCGCGCGATCTTGATGACCGCGTTTTCGTCCATCTTGGGCTTTTTGCCGTTGATCGTTTCCAGTGGTGCGGGGGCCGCCAGCCGCCGTGCGGTCGGCAACGCCGTGGTCGGCGGAATGATTGCCGCCACGTTTTTCTCGTTGCTGTTGGTGCCGACGTTCTTCTTTGTCATGCAGACGATCGCCGAATGGGGCGGCCGCCGCGGTTCATCCGGCGACGATCCGCCGCAGCCGGGGACGACGGAATCCGCGTGA